One region of Ptychodera flava strain L36383 chromosome 3 unlocalized genomic scaffold, AS_Pfla_20210202 Scaffold_27__1_contigs__length_13241970_pilon, whole genome shotgun sequence genomic DNA includes:
- the LOC139126211 gene encoding uncharacterized protein yields MILLKSAKFKEVFQKLIKFEVRQEITKYLKKGNVPASAVTASSIKGFHWANYLYETRKNMPLIHAVLEATLTNRRNTDKVGIDSDGKVGEFVPALGFIIATILNLRKPRKFHFLQTLNALQMYRSGCNQKLFTWCHKIGICLKARTTRNTVDRLRKDFDTEIMGWKKNIQNELLSTVEDTVDALSGDEYGTPLQDMFESESETYMSETDSSDTSCDDWQISESYLGEPFRDLGVTPLTKTGECLQIYRKLRDIPRRNVNCDVP; encoded by the exons ATGATTCTTCTGAAGAGTGCCAAATTTAAAGAAGTATTTCAAAAGCTGATTAAATTTGAAGTCAGACAAGAGATCACAAAGTACCTGAAAAAGGGTAATGTTCCTGCGTCAGCTGTGACAGCTTCCAGCATAAAGGGATTTCACTGGGCCAATTACCTCTATGAAACCAGAAAGAACATGCCACTTATCCATGCTGTGCTAGAAGCTACTCTTACCAACAGACGAAACACTGATAAGGTTGGAAT TGACAGTGATGGCAAAGTAGGTGAATTTGTACCAGCTTTGGGCTTCATAATTGCAACAATCCTGAATTTGCGAAAACCAAGGAAATTTCACTTTCTGCAGACTCTGAATGCATTACAAATGTACAGGAGTGGTTGCAATCAGAAG CTATTCACATGGTGCCATAAAATTGGCATTTGTCTCAAGGCAAGAACAACACGGAATACTGTGGACAGATTACGGAAAGACTTTGACACGGAAATAATGGGCTGGAAGAAGAATATTCAG AATGAACTGCTAAGTACAGTTGAAGACACAGTTGATGCTCTATCTGGTGATGAATACGGAACTCCTTTGCAAGATATGTTTGAGTCTGAATCTGAAACTTACATGTCTGAGACTGATTCAAGTGACACCTCCTGTGACGATTGGCAAATATCAGAAAGTTATTTAGGAGAACCTTTCAGAGATTTAGGTGTAACACCACTGACAAAAACAGGTGAGTGCTTACAAATTTACAGGAAATTGAGAGATATACCCCGGCGAAATGTCAACTGTGATGTACCATGA